One Cervus canadensis isolate Bull #8, Minnesota chromosome 1, ASM1932006v1, whole genome shotgun sequence genomic window carries:
- the VPS29 gene encoding vacuolar protein sorting-associated protein 29 isoform X2 — protein sequence MLVLVLGDLHIPHRCNSLPAKFKKLLVPGKIQHILCTGNLCTKESYDYLKTLAGDVHIVRGDFDENLNYPEQKVVTVGQFKIGLIHGHQVIPWGDMASLALLQRQFDVDILISGHTHKFEAFEHENKFYINPGSATGAYNALETNIIPSFVLMDIQASTVVTYVYQLIGDDVKVERIEYKKS from the exons ATG TTGGTGTTGGTATTAGGAGACCTGCACATCCCACATCGGTGCAACAGTTTGCCAGCTAAGTTCAAAAAACTGCTGGTGCCAGGGAAGATTCAGCACATTCTCTGCACTGGAAACCTTTGCACCAAAGAGAGTTATGACTATCTCAAGACTCTGGCTGGCGATGTCCATATTGTGAGAGGAGACTTCGATGAG AATCTGAATTATCCAGAGCAGAAAGTTGTGACTGTTGGGCAGTTCAAAATTGGTTTGATCCATGGACATCAAGTTATTCCATGGGGAGATATGGCCAGCCTAGCCCTATTGCAGAGGCAGTTTGATGTGGACATTCTTATTTCAGGACATACACATAAATTTGAAGCATTTGAGCATGAAAACAAATTCTACATTAATCCAGGTTCTGCCACTGGAGCATATAATGCCTTGGAAAC aaacattattccttcatttgtgttGATGGATATCCAGGCTTCTACAGTTGTCACTTATGTGTATCAGCTAATTGGAGATGATGTGAAAGTAGAACGAATCGAATACAAAAAATCTTAA
- the RAD9B gene encoding cell cycle checkpoint control protein RAD9B isoform X1 — MLKCVMSGSQVKVFGKAIQALSRISDELWLDPSEKGLALRSVNSCRSAYGCVLFSPVFFQHYQWSTSVKMNDTDIILNLNCRLGMKSILPIFRCLNSLEKNVEKCKIFTRSDKCKVVIQFFCRHGIKKIHNVCFQESQPLQVIFQKNMCANTLVIQPRVLAEAIVLFTSSQEEVTLAVTPLKVCIKSSNEESMDLTNSVYSEMFVGPDEFDFFQVGIDTEITFCFKELKGVLIFSEAVHAPIAIHFDFPGKPMALSIDDMLLEANFILATLADEPSRASSPQTLCLSQKQKRSEPIHSNSKAGENATSKVPEYISRKVELKRLYSDETPTNTSTLENCGSPLMKRANKDLTEVPESSGGISEVPESSVSDTEEVPGSPCLRKFSCMFFGAVSSDQQEPFSLPFQSLATASDNEEDMKNGSFSTF; from the exons ATGCTGAAATGTGTGATGAGCGGCAGTCAGGTGAAAG taTTTGGGAAAGCAATCCAAGCTCTCTCACGAATTAGTGATGAGCTGTGGCTAGACCCCTCTGAAAAAGGA ctTGCTTTAAGATCTGTGAATTCTTGTCGGTCAGCATATGGATGTGTCCTCTTCTCTCCTGTGTTTTTTCAACATTATCAATGGTCAACTTCAGTGAAAATGAATGATACTGACATAATATTGAATTTAAATTGCAGATTGGGAATGAAG TCAATTCTGCCCATCTTTAGATGTCTGAATTCCCTAGAGAAAAATGTGGAGAAGTGCAAAATATTTACCAGATCTGATAAGTGCAAAGTAgttattcagttcttctgccgaCATG gTATTAAAAAGATTCATAATGTGTGTTTTCAAGAAAGTCAGCCTTTgcaagttatttttcaaaagaatatgTGTGCTAATACGCTAGTGATTCAGCCAAG GGTGCTTGCTGAGGCAATTGTTCTTTTTACATCGAGTCAAGAGGAAGTTACTCTTGCTGTTACTCCGCTGAAGGTTTGCATTAAGAGTTCTAATGAGGAATCAATGG ACCTGACCAATTCTGTATACAGTGAGATGTTCGTTGGTCCAGATGAGTTTGACTTCTTTCAAGTTGGAATTGACACTGAAATAACATTTTGCTTCAAAGAACTGAAG ggAGTGCTGATATTTTCAGAAGCTGTACATGCTCCTATAGCCATTCATTTTGACTTTCCTGGGAA ACCCATGGCTTTAAGTATTGATGATATGTTATTGGAAGCCAACTTTATTTTGGCTACATTAGCTGATGAGCCAAGTAGAGCATCTTCTCCACAAACACTGTGTctttcacaaaaacaaaaaag GTCAGAGCCGATACATTCAAATTCAAAGGCTGGTGAAAATGCAACCAGCAAGGTCCCAGAGTATATCTCAAGAAAAGTAGAACTGAAAAGGCTGTATTCTGATGAGACTCCCACGAACACCTCTACATTGGAAAATTGTGGCAGCCCTTTAATGAAAAGAGCGAACAAAGACCTTACTGAAGTACCCGAAAGCAGTGGAGGTATTAGTGAAGTCCCAGAGAGCAGTGTCAGCGACACGGAAGAAGTGCCAGGGTCTCCATGTCTCAGGAAG ttctcttgcatgttctttggagcagtttcttcTGACCAACAAGAACCCTTCAGCCTCCCTTTCCAGAGTCTGGCAACAGCAAGTGACAATGAAGAGGACATGAAGAATggcagtttctccacattctaa
- the VPS29 gene encoding vacuolar protein sorting-associated protein 29 isoform X1: MAGHRLVLVLGDLHIPHRCNSLPAKFKKLLVPGKIQHILCTGNLCTKESYDYLKTLAGDVHIVRGDFDENLNYPEQKVVTVGQFKIGLIHGHQVIPWGDMASLALLQRQFDVDILISGHTHKFEAFEHENKFYINPGSATGAYNALETNIIPSFVLMDIQASTVVTYVYQLIGDDVKVERIEYKKS, encoded by the exons ATG GCTGGGCACAGA TTGGTGTTGGTATTAGGAGACCTGCACATCCCACATCGGTGCAACAGTTTGCCAGCTAAGTTCAAAAAACTGCTGGTGCCAGGGAAGATTCAGCACATTCTCTGCACTGGAAACCTTTGCACCAAAGAGAGTTATGACTATCTCAAGACTCTGGCTGGCGATGTCCATATTGTGAGAGGAGACTTCGATGAG AATCTGAATTATCCAGAGCAGAAAGTTGTGACTGTTGGGCAGTTCAAAATTGGTTTGATCCATGGACATCAAGTTATTCCATGGGGAGATATGGCCAGCCTAGCCCTATTGCAGAGGCAGTTTGATGTGGACATTCTTATTTCAGGACATACACATAAATTTGAAGCATTTGAGCATGAAAACAAATTCTACATTAATCCAGGTTCTGCCACTGGAGCATATAATGCCTTGGAAAC aaacattattccttcatttgtgttGATGGATATCCAGGCTTCTACAGTTGTCACTTATGTGTATCAGCTAATTGGAGATGATGTGAAAGTAGAACGAATCGAATACAAAAAATCTTAA
- the RAD9B gene encoding cell cycle checkpoint control protein RAD9B isoform X2 translates to MNDTDIILNLNCRLGMKSILPIFRCLNSLEKNVEKCKIFTRSDKCKVVIQFFCRHGIKKIHNVCFQESQPLQVIFQKNMCANTLVIQPRVLAEAIVLFTSSQEEVTLAVTPLKVCIKSSNEESMDLTNSVYSEMFVGPDEFDFFQVGIDTEITFCFKELKGVLIFSEAVHAPIAIHFDFPGKPMALSIDDMLLEANFILATLADEPSRASSPQTLCLSQKQKRSEPIHSNSKAGENATSKVPEYISRKVELKRLYSDETPTNTSTLENCGSPLMKRANKDLTEVPESSGGISEVPESSVSDTEEVPGSPCLRKFSCMFFGAVSSDQQEPFSLPFQSLATASDNEEDMKNGSFSTF, encoded by the exons ATGAATGATACTGACATAATATTGAATTTAAATTGCAGATTGGGAATGAAG TCAATTCTGCCCATCTTTAGATGTCTGAATTCCCTAGAGAAAAATGTGGAGAAGTGCAAAATATTTACCAGATCTGATAAGTGCAAAGTAgttattcagttcttctgccgaCATG gTATTAAAAAGATTCATAATGTGTGTTTTCAAGAAAGTCAGCCTTTgcaagttatttttcaaaagaatatgTGTGCTAATACGCTAGTGATTCAGCCAAG GGTGCTTGCTGAGGCAATTGTTCTTTTTACATCGAGTCAAGAGGAAGTTACTCTTGCTGTTACTCCGCTGAAGGTTTGCATTAAGAGTTCTAATGAGGAATCAATGG ACCTGACCAATTCTGTATACAGTGAGATGTTCGTTGGTCCAGATGAGTTTGACTTCTTTCAAGTTGGAATTGACACTGAAATAACATTTTGCTTCAAAGAACTGAAG ggAGTGCTGATATTTTCAGAAGCTGTACATGCTCCTATAGCCATTCATTTTGACTTTCCTGGGAA ACCCATGGCTTTAAGTATTGATGATATGTTATTGGAAGCCAACTTTATTTTGGCTACATTAGCTGATGAGCCAAGTAGAGCATCTTCTCCACAAACACTGTGTctttcacaaaaacaaaaaag GTCAGAGCCGATACATTCAAATTCAAAGGCTGGTGAAAATGCAACCAGCAAGGTCCCAGAGTATATCTCAAGAAAAGTAGAACTGAAAAGGCTGTATTCTGATGAGACTCCCACGAACACCTCTACATTGGAAAATTGTGGCAGCCCTTTAATGAAAAGAGCGAACAAAGACCTTACTGAAGTACCCGAAAGCAGTGGAGGTATTAGTGAAGTCCCAGAGAGCAGTGTCAGCGACACGGAAGAAGTGCCAGGGTCTCCATGTCTCAGGAAG ttctcttgcatgttctttggagcagtttcttcTGACCAACAAGAACCCTTCAGCCTCCCTTTCCAGAGTCTGGCAACAGCAAGTGACAATGAAGAGGACATGAAGAATggcagtttctccacattctaa